The proteins below come from a single Afipia felis ATCC 53690 genomic window:
- a CDS encoding AMP-binding protein: MLDLGTTFLAAVEREPNREAIVDGDVRLTYADYYKRISGLVASFDRLGLKPGDHLVSALRNRWQAAVLHWACQFSGVILTPVNWRSKADEVNYAVTDSEARAIVFEDVSAEGVRGAELDASLPRITLDECRDGEMSFADLVSSDAPGAKPRADAEAWSIMLYTSGTTSRPKGVPRRQRAERAAAIAHIAQNLYGYGERTLGVMPLYHTMGVRSLLASVLTNGTFVCMPKFDAGEAIAIIEREKIDNLYLVPTLYHDIVRHPDFAPERVKTARKLGFAGAPMTDHLLQQLDRLFKPDLLVNHYGSSEIYTCTIDQNARRKPGSAGKSGINQMIRVVALDAKGPNDIVPPGQEGQIIALLAGDEAFEGYWRRPEADEKSLRDGWFFSSDTGYFDKDGDLFVTGRLDDMIISGGENVSPVEIESMLSLHPAVSEVAVVGLPDERWGKIVTAFIAAKTPVTAEDLDAYCATSSLANFKRPRKFIFVREIPKSPVGKLLRRKLVSGEYETATL; the protein is encoded by the coding sequence ATGCTTGATCTTGGCACCACGTTCCTTGCGGCGGTCGAACGCGAGCCGAATCGCGAAGCGATTGTCGATGGCGACGTGCGGCTGACCTATGCCGATTATTACAAGCGCATTTCGGGTCTGGTCGCATCGTTCGACCGCCTTGGACTGAAGCCGGGTGATCATCTGGTCAGCGCGTTGCGCAACCGGTGGCAGGCCGCCGTGCTGCATTGGGCCTGTCAGTTTTCCGGCGTGATCCTGACGCCGGTCAACTGGCGCTCCAAGGCCGATGAAGTGAACTACGCGGTGACGGATTCCGAAGCCCGCGCGATTGTGTTCGAAGACGTCTCGGCGGAAGGCGTGCGTGGCGCCGAACTCGATGCGAGCCTGCCGCGCATCACGCTCGACGAATGCCGTGACGGCGAAATGAGCTTTGCCGATCTCGTCAGCAGCGACGCGCCCGGCGCGAAGCCGCGCGCCGACGCCGAGGCATGGTCGATCATGCTCTATACGTCCGGCACCACGTCGCGGCCGAAAGGCGTGCCGCGCCGCCAGCGTGCCGAGCGCGCCGCGGCGATCGCGCATATCGCGCAGAATCTCTACGGCTATGGCGAGCGGACCCTCGGCGTAATGCCGCTGTATCATACGATGGGTGTGCGCTCGCTGCTGGCGTCTGTGCTGACCAATGGCACGTTCGTGTGCATGCCGAAGTTCGATGCCGGCGAGGCGATTGCCATTATCGAGCGTGAGAAAATCGACAATCTCTATCTGGTGCCGACACTGTATCACGACATCGTCCGCCACCCGGACTTCGCGCCGGAGCGCGTGAAGACTGCGCGCAAGCTCGGCTTCGCTGGCGCGCCGATGACCGACCACCTGCTGCAGCAGCTCGACCGGTTGTTCAAGCCCGACCTTCTCGTCAATCATTACGGGTCGTCGGAAATCTACACCTGCACCATCGATCAGAACGCCCGGCGCAAGCCCGGCAGCGCCGGCAAGTCGGGCATCAACCAGATGATCCGCGTCGTCGCGCTCGACGCCAAGGGGCCGAACGATATCGTACCGCCCGGCCAGGAAGGTCAGATCATCGCATTGCTCGCGGGCGACGAGGCGTTCGAGGGCTACTGGCGACGGCCAGAAGCCGACGAGAAATCGCTGCGCGACGGCTGGTTCTTCAGCTCGGACACCGGCTATTTCGACAAGGACGGCGACCTGTTCGTGACCGGCCGGCTCGACGACATGATCATCTCCGGCGGCGAAAACGTCTCGCCGGTGGAGATCGAAAGCATGCTGTCGCTGCATCCGGCGGTGTCGGAGGTCGCGGTTGTCGGTCTTCCTGACGAGCGCTGGGGCAAGATCGTCACCGCCTTCATCGCGGCGAAGACGCCGGTAACTGCAGAAGACCTCGATGCCTATTGCGCGACATCGTCGCTCGCCAACTTCAAGCGGCCGAGGAAATTCATCTTCGTTCGCGAAATCCCGAAATCGCCCGTCGGCAAGCTGCTGCGTCGCAAGCTTGTGTCCGGCGAATATGAAACCGCCACCCTCTGA
- a CDS encoding (2Fe-2S)-binding protein, which yields MPRLKADQPHRVSFTLNGKLVSGMAEPRMTLSDFLRHEIGATGTHVGCEHGVCGACTVQIDGGLARSCLALAVQTDGCDVRTVEGLSPDNGTTLSILQDEFRNHHGLQCGFCTPGFLMTLDALFREQPEASADEIREVLSGHLCRCTGYAPIMKAALAAQQRLLGDSKSNVQENTRGKAHA from the coding sequence ATGCCGCGCCTGAAGGCCGACCAGCCGCATCGCGTTTCGTTCACGCTGAACGGCAAGCTCGTCTCCGGCATGGCCGAGCCGCGCATGACGCTCAGTGATTTCCTGCGTCACGAGATCGGCGCGACCGGCACGCATGTCGGCTGCGAACATGGTGTCTGCGGCGCCTGCACGGTTCAGATCGACGGCGGACTGGCGCGGTCCTGCCTCGCGCTCGCGGTGCAGACCGATGGCTGCGATGTGCGCACGGTGGAGGGCCTGTCGCCCGATAACGGGACGACGCTTTCGATTTTGCAGGATGAATTCCGCAACCATCACGGGCTGCAATGCGGCTTCTGCACGCCGGGTTTTCTAATGACGCTCGACGCGTTGTTCCGCGAGCAGCCGGAGGCAAGCGCGGACGAGATTCGCGAAGTGCTGTCGGGTCATCTGTGCCGCTGCACCGGCTACGCACCGATCATGAAGGCCGCGCTTGCCGCTCAGCAGCGGCTGCTCGGCGATTCCAAATCAAACGTTCAAGAAAATACACGGGGGAAGGCGCATGCTTGA